A section of the Flavobacteriales bacterium genome encodes:
- a CDS encoding phosphatase PAP2 family protein has translation MDRSRNVSAFVGASIVLALPAAIAVWRTEQVALHAAVNRWHAPWSDALFSVATHLADGLVPAAVAVILLFVGTWRTFFMLGLSTGLSAIVVQVLKRQVFADHDRPVMFAHDMPLLHLVDGVTMNHHFSFPSGHATCAFAMSLAFAVMERGPRRAPLWAAGAAMLAFSRVYLSQHFTEDVLAGATLGVATGVLVWTVLYRSAWARAPWLDRRPWPTGRTR, from the coding sequence ATGGACCGATCGAGGAACGTCTCCGCCTTCGTGGGTGCGTCCATCGTGCTGGCGCTTCCAGCAGCGATCGCCGTCTGGCGCACCGAGCAGGTGGCGCTGCACGCGGCGGTGAACCGGTGGCATGCCCCGTGGAGCGATGCGCTGTTCAGTGTGGCCACACATCTGGCGGACGGGCTGGTGCCTGCTGCGGTCGCCGTGATCCTGCTCTTCGTGGGCACCTGGCGGACCTTCTTCATGCTCGGACTGAGCACCGGTCTGAGCGCCATCGTGGTGCAGGTGCTCAAGCGCCAGGTGTTCGCGGACCACGACCGTCCGGTGATGTTCGCGCATGACATGCCGCTGCTCCACCTGGTCGACGGGGTGACGATGAACCACCATTTCAGCTTCCCTTCGGGCCATGCCACCTGCGCCTTCGCCATGAGCCTGGCCTTCGCGGTGATGGAGCGCGGTCCGCGCCGTGCTCCACTATGGGCGGCTGGAGCGGCGATGCTGGCGTTCAGCCGGGTGTACCTGTCGCAGCACTTCACCGAGGACGTGCTGGCCGGAGCCACATTGGGCGTCGCCACGGGCGTCCTGGTCTGGACGGTGCTGTATCGTTCGGCGTGGGCCCGTGCGCCGTGGCTCGATCGCCGGCCCTGGCCGACAGGCCGAACCCGATGA
- a CDS encoding HlyD family efflux transporter periplasmic adaptor subunit, with translation MLNISPAPECATPELDRTSFESFRKVLPARAGKFFGRLTAFALILFITGLFLPWTQNIRARGVVTSLAPQQRPQTIPSIIAGRIEQWYVQEGQLVERGDTILRLSEVKPEYMDPKLLDRTQEQIMAKEATARSYAEKVNSLDAQIDALSGALTIKLEQARNKIKQAVLKVQSDSIRVVAARTEIKVAQDQLKRGEEQFKEGLLSMVELERRRVNEQRANATMIDAENKLLDSRNELLNAQLDLNGIRQDYRDKLSKAESEKYASLSQMYTTEGEVTKLQNDYANYSVRSGFYFITAPQRAYITKAVRQGLGETVKEGEPLVTLMPAHFDLAVELYIRPMDMPLIRTGNKVRFMFDGWPSIVFSGWPNTSYGTFGGQVVAIDNSISPNGKYRILVGPDTSDTAWPEALRVGSGAIGFALLQDVPIWYELWRQLNGFPPDLYLEPSTPYNSSSKGGTTAQAESSK, from the coding sequence ATGCTGAACATCTCCCCCGCCCCCGAGTGCGCCACACCCGAGCTGGACCGGACCAGCTTCGAGTCGTTCAGGAAAGTGCTGCCCGCGCGCGCCGGCAAGTTCTTCGGCCGGCTCACCGCGTTCGCGCTCATCCTCTTCATCACCGGTCTCTTCCTGCCGTGGACCCAGAACATCCGGGCGCGCGGTGTGGTCACCAGCCTGGCCCCACAGCAACGTCCACAGACCATCCCGAGCATCATCGCCGGCCGGATCGAGCAGTGGTACGTGCAGGAAGGCCAGCTCGTGGAGCGGGGCGACACCATCCTCCGGCTCAGCGAGGTGAAGCCGGAATACATGGACCCCAAACTGCTCGACCGCACCCAGGAGCAGATCATGGCCAAGGAGGCCACCGCCCGCAGCTATGCCGAGAAGGTCAACAGCCTGGACGCACAGATCGACGCGCTGAGCGGTGCGCTCACCATCAAGTTGGAACAGGCCCGCAACAAGATCAAGCAGGCCGTGCTGAAGGTGCAGAGCGACAGCATCCGCGTGGTGGCGGCACGCACCGAGATCAAGGTCGCCCAGGACCAGCTGAAGCGCGGCGAGGAGCAGTTCAAGGAGGGCCTGCTGAGCATGGTGGAGCTCGAACGCCGCCGGGTGAACGAGCAGCGCGCGAACGCCACCATGATCGATGCCGAGAACAAGCTGCTCGACAGCCGGAACGAACTGCTCAACGCCCAGCTCGACCTGAACGGCATCCGGCAGGATTACCGCGACAAGCTGAGCAAGGCCGAGAGCGAGAAGTACGCCAGCCTCAGCCAGATGTACACCACGGAGGGGGAGGTGACCAAGCTGCAGAACGACTATGCCAACTATAGCGTCCGCTCCGGCTTCTATTTCATCACCGCCCCGCAGCGGGCCTACATCACCAAGGCCGTCCGCCAGGGCCTCGGTGAAACGGTGAAGGAAGGCGAACCCCTGGTGACCTTGATGCCCGCCCACTTCGACCTGGCCGTGGAACTCTACATCCGCCCGATGGACATGCCCCTGATCCGCACGGGCAACAAGGTGCGCTTCATGTTCGACGGCTGGCCGAGCATCGTGTTCAGCGGATGGCCCAACACGAGCTATGGCACTTTCGGGGGCCAGGTGGTCGCCATCGACAACTCCATCAGTCCGAACGGCAAGTATCGGATCCTGGTCGGCCCCGATACCTCGGACACCGCCTGGCCCGAGGCCCTCCGCGTGGGCAGCGGTGCCATCGGCTTCGCCCTGCTCCAGGACGTGCCGATCTGGTACGAGCTCTGGCGACAGTTGAACGGCTTCCCGCCGGACCTCTACCTGGAACCCTCCACGCCCTACAACTCCTCGTCGAAAGGCGGGACCACCGCCCAGGCCGAGTCGTCCAAATGA
- a CDS encoding PQQ-dependent sugar dehydrogenase, translating into MTRRGLPLLTIVCSGWLLSGGVCLPTMRSGPPQVEGITLPEGFRIGVFADSVTNARAMCWGDRGTLFVGSKAEGVVHALTDMDRDGRADIHRIIARDLRMPAGVAFRDGALYVSAVDRILRFDSIEQRLDAPPRPVELPQRFPDEDHHGWKFIAFGPDGRLYVPVGAPCNSCLSEDGLFATITSMTADGRDLRIEAHGVRNSVGFDWDPATGQLWFTDNGRDWMGDDAPDCELDRLEQRGLHFGYPYCHAGAIPDPEFGAEHPCSTFTAPAARLGAHVAPLGMRFLRGAAFPSRYEGAMLIAEHGSWNRSTPVGYRVVAAFPEPDGTARTEVFADGWLTGNRAWGRPVDVLVAPDGSVLISDDAADMIYRVWYEDPSKR; encoded by the coding sequence ATGACCCGTCGCGGTCTGCCGCTGCTGACCATCGTGTGCTCCGGATGGCTGCTGTCCGGTGGCGTCTGCCTGCCGACCATGCGCTCCGGACCGCCTCAGGTGGAGGGCATCACGCTTCCTGAAGGGTTCCGCATCGGTGTGTTCGCCGATAGCGTGACGAACGCGCGCGCCATGTGCTGGGGCGACCGGGGCACCCTCTTCGTGGGCAGCAAGGCGGAAGGAGTGGTGCATGCGCTGACCGACATGGACCGGGACGGTCGTGCCGACATCCACCGGATCATCGCACGGGACCTGCGGATGCCCGCCGGTGTGGCCTTTCGGGATGGAGCGTTGTACGTGTCCGCGGTGGACCGGATCCTGCGCTTCGATTCCATCGAGCAGCGGCTCGATGCCCCTCCACGACCCGTGGAGCTTCCGCAACGCTTCCCCGATGAGGACCACCACGGGTGGAAGTTCATCGCCTTCGGTCCCGACGGCCGGTTGTACGTGCCTGTCGGAGCCCCCTGCAATTCCTGCCTGAGCGAGGACGGTCTGTTCGCCACGATCACCAGCATGACCGCGGATGGCAGGGACCTGCGCATCGAGGCGCACGGGGTGCGCAATTCCGTGGGGTTCGACTGGGACCCTGCCACCGGGCAGCTCTGGTTCACGGATAACGGTCGCGACTGGATGGGCGATGATGCCCCGGACTGCGAGCTGGACCGTCTGGAGCAACGTGGCCTGCATTTCGGGTATCCCTATTGTCACGCAGGCGCCATCCCCGACCCGGAGTTCGGCGCGGAACACCCGTGCAGCACCTTCACCGCTCCGGCCGCCCGGCTCGGGGCGCATGTGGCCCCGCTGGGCATGCGCTTTCTTCGGGGTGCCGCGTTCCCTTCGAGGTACGAGGGGGCCATGCTCATCGCAGAGCATGGCAGCTGGAACCGGAGCACCCCTGTCGGATACCGGGTGGTGGCCGCCTTTCCGGAGCCCGATGGCACGGCCCGTACGGAGGTCTTCGCCGACGGCTGGCTCACGGGGAACCGGGCATGGGGCCGGCCCGTGGACGTGCTGGTGGCCCCGGACGGGAGCGTGCTCATCAGCGACGATGCCGCCGACATGATCTACAGGGTGTGGTACGAAGACCCGTCCAAACGATAG
- a CDS encoding universal stress protein, with protein MKNILAAVDLSPITEEVLRMAGDLALERGATLWIVHVAAPDPDLVGFEPGPQHIRDHRAHELRDEHQELQRLAAERSAAGVDARALLVQGPTVATILDQAERLHAELVVLGSHGHGALHRLFVGSVCQQVLAATRTPLLIVPSPASA; from the coding sequence ATGAAGAACATCCTTGCCGCCGTCGATCTTTCACCCATCACCGAGGAGGTGCTGCGCATGGCCGGTGACCTGGCCCTCGAGCGTGGGGCCACCCTGTGGATCGTGCATGTGGCCGCTCCGGACCCGGACCTTGTGGGGTTCGAGCCGGGGCCGCAGCACATCCGGGATCATCGCGCGCACGAACTGCGCGACGAGCACCAGGAGCTTCAACGGCTCGCTGCGGAACGCTCCGCAGCTGGCGTCGACGCGCGGGCCCTGCTCGTGCAAGGTCCCACCGTGGCCACCATCCTGGACCAGGCCGAACGGCTTCACGCGGAGCTCGTGGTGCTGGGTTCCCACGGCCACGGGGCGCTGCACCGGCTGTTCGTGGGCAGTGTCTGCCAGCAGGTGTTGGCCGCCACGCGCACACCCCTCCTCATCGTCCCCTCTCCCGCCAGCGCATGA
- a CDS encoding SGNH/GDSL hydrolase family protein, producing the protein MHRRWLFVSVGLACGLSGAELVLRGLGRRDHPLFEADARYEYLMRPHQDVRYGRIHYVTNALGLRSPPVGPKRGRRVLVIGDSVINGGQQTTQDSLATEKAARRTGVEVINLSAGSWGADNAMAWIRAHGLLHADALFIVLSSHDAYDRMTFEPLVGHHPSYPAERPPLALVAELARRTHRFLHRKPPMSPRTFASGWRALRDTALVHGLPLTVILHPELGELAMGRYDDRGARILDSLAAWRVPVVPLLGRMDSAMYTDRIHLDDRGQATLADVLVEQIGRSTRTNTFGHDPSPATR; encoded by the coding sequence ATGCATCGCAGATGGTTGTTCGTCTCGGTCGGCCTCGCATGCGGGCTGAGCGGCGCCGAACTCGTGCTCCGCGGCCTGGGTCGCCGTGACCATCCGCTGTTCGAGGCCGATGCGCGCTATGAGTACCTGATGCGGCCCCACCAGGATGTCCGGTACGGACGCATCCACTACGTCACGAACGCCCTCGGGCTCCGGTCACCGCCGGTGGGGCCCAAGCGTGGACGACGGGTCCTGGTCATCGGCGACTCGGTGATCAATGGAGGGCAGCAGACCACGCAGGACAGCCTGGCCACGGAAAAGGCCGCGCGGCGCACAGGCGTGGAGGTGATCAACCTGAGCGCGGGGAGTTGGGGGGCGGACAACGCCATGGCCTGGATCCGGGCACACGGCCTTCTCCACGCGGACGCCTTGTTCATCGTCCTGAGCAGCCATGATGCCTACGACCGGATGACCTTTGAGCCTCTGGTCGGCCATCATCCCTCCTACCCCGCGGAACGACCGCCACTGGCCCTGGTCGCCGAGCTGGCGCGCCGGACCCATCGCTTCCTGCACCGGAAGCCGCCCATGAGCCCCCGCACGTTCGCAAGCGGATGGCGTGCCCTTCGGGATACGGCGCTGGTGCACGGGCTTCCCCTCACCGTGATCCTTCATCCGGAATTGGGCGAACTCGCCATGGGCCGGTACGACGACCGCGGCGCCAGGATCCTTGATTCCCTCGCAGCGTGGCGGGTGCCCGTGGTACCCTTGCTCGGTCGCATGGACAGCGCGATGTACACCGACCGCATCCACCTGGACGATCGCGGCCAGGCCACCCTCGCCGATGTCCTTGTGGAACAGATCGGCCGCTCGACCCGCACGAATACCTTCGGCCATGATCCGTCCCCTGCCACCCGCTGA
- a CDS encoding TetR/AcrR family transcriptional regulator: MQRLAQLDMHVQERVFLKDPATTDLGRRIIERSIGLIDELGFERFTFAKLAHALGTAESSIYRYFENKHLLLVYLIGWYWSWREYKLVFDTANIPDPKQLLERAIRSLAEPVEERGAFNHVDLRALYRIAKAESPKAYLVKEVDARGRDGHFSSFGRLCDRLRELILVVRRDHPFPAALACTIAEGSLDLHFFHEHIPGLSGFGRKDRTADFLLHVAQASIAHRPRT, translated from the coding sequence ATGCAACGACTCGCCCAGCTGGACATGCACGTGCAGGAACGCGTGTTCCTGAAGGACCCCGCGACCACCGACCTCGGGCGGCGCATCATCGAACGGTCCATCGGCCTTATCGATGAGCTCGGCTTCGAGCGGTTCACCTTCGCCAAGCTCGCGCATGCACTGGGCACGGCCGAAAGCTCCATCTACCGCTACTTCGAGAACAAGCATCTGCTCCTGGTCTACCTGATCGGATGGTACTGGAGCTGGCGCGAGTACAAGCTCGTGTTCGACACGGCCAACATCCCCGACCCGAAGCAGCTCCTTGAGCGGGCCATCCGATCGCTCGCCGAGCCGGTGGAGGAACGAGGTGCCTTCAACCACGTGGACCTGCGCGCGCTGTACCGCATCGCCAAGGCCGAGAGCCCGAAGGCCTACCTGGTGAAGGAGGTGGACGCCCGCGGGCGTGACGGGCACTTCAGTTCGTTCGGCCGGCTGTGCGACCGGCTGCGTGAGCTCATCCTCGTGGTGCGGCGCGACCATCCGTTCCCGGCAGCCCTGGCCTGCACCATCGCCGAGGGTTCCCTCGACCTGCACTTCTTCCACGAGCACATCCCCGGGCTCTCCGGCTTCGGGCGCAAGGACCGCACGGCCGACTTCCTCCTCCACGTCGCCCAGGCCTCCATCGCACACCGCCCCCGCACATGA
- a CDS encoding ATP-binding cassette domain-containing protein: MSTLITPFQRLVRLLSMDRRELGYIYLYALVSGAINLTLPLGIQAIINLISGGQIATSWGVLIAFVTVGVAFAGVMQILQLTIGETIKQRLFARSAFDFAYRLPRLRSEAVKGRYLPELVNRFFDTLTIQKGLTKVLIDVPVASLQIVLSLVLLSFYHPFFIAFGLFLVALLYAIFRWTGMRGLRTSLEESKYKYEVAFWLEELGRNMNTFKLAGRTRLALDRTDQITAKYLQARNGHFKVLLQQYGAMVFFKVIITVSLLILGGLLVMGEQMNLGQFVAAEIIILLVMAAVEKLTISIEAIYDVLTALEKIGNVTDLPLEQGGQVHIPASADGTTGMEVAFHGVAFRSPWTGQDVLGGIDLTIPAGQKVCLSGPNGSGKTTLLQMIGGLVLPTAGTVVLDGHPLGSLDLDHARSMMGDSLNQDEVFSGTIQDNITMGRPWVTTEDVRSAAERTGLAAQIARLPLGLMTPLDPNGTRLPRSLVKRVILSRCLASRPRLLLIEDDLAMFDVADRDALLGELTAREAPWTLVLVSNDPAVQARCERHVHLAGGRLLEHHHA; the protein is encoded by the coding sequence ATGAGCACACTGATCACCCCTTTCCAGCGGCTCGTGCGCTTGCTGAGCATGGACCGGCGGGAGCTGGGCTATATCTACCTCTACGCCCTGGTGAGCGGCGCCATCAACCTGACGCTCCCCTTGGGCATCCAGGCCATCATCAACCTCATCAGCGGGGGGCAGATCGCCACCAGCTGGGGGGTGCTCATCGCCTTCGTCACCGTCGGGGTGGCCTTCGCCGGGGTGATGCAGATCCTCCAGCTCACCATCGGCGAGACGATCAAACAGCGCCTGTTCGCCAGGAGCGCCTTCGACTTCGCCTACCGCCTGCCCCGCCTGCGCTCAGAAGCGGTCAAGGGGCGCTACCTGCCGGAACTGGTCAACCGCTTTTTCGACACCCTCACGATCCAGAAAGGCCTCACCAAGGTGCTCATCGACGTGCCGGTGGCCTCGCTGCAGATCGTGCTGAGCCTTGTCCTCCTCTCCTTCTACCACCCCTTCTTCATCGCCTTCGGGCTCTTTCTGGTCGCGCTGCTCTACGCCATCTTCCGCTGGACCGGCATGCGCGGTCTGCGCACCAGCCTCGAGGAGTCCAAGTACAAGTACGAGGTGGCCTTCTGGCTGGAGGAGCTCGGTCGCAACATGAACACCTTCAAGCTCGCCGGTCGTACCCGGCTGGCCCTGGACCGCACCGACCAGATCACCGCCAAGTACCTCCAGGCGAGGAACGGCCACTTCAAGGTCCTCCTTCAGCAGTATGGCGCCATGGTGTTCTTCAAGGTCATCATCACCGTGAGCCTGCTCATCCTCGGAGGTCTCCTGGTGATGGGCGAACAGATGAACCTGGGCCAGTTCGTCGCGGCCGAGATCATCATCCTGCTGGTGATGGCCGCCGTGGAGAAGCTCACCATCAGCATCGAGGCCATCTACGACGTGCTCACCGCGCTGGAGAAGATCGGTAACGTGACCGACCTGCCGCTCGAACAGGGAGGTCAGGTCCACATCCCGGCTTCAGCCGACGGCACCACCGGGATGGAGGTCGCCTTCCATGGCGTGGCCTTCCGCTCGCCCTGGACCGGTCAGGACGTGCTCGGCGGGATCGACCTCACCATTCCCGCCGGTCAGAAAGTGTGCCTGAGCGGACCCAACGGCAGCGGCAAGACCACCCTGTTGCAGATGATCGGCGGCCTGGTGCTCCCCACGGCCGGCACCGTCGTCCTTGACGGGCATCCGCTGGGCAGCCTCGACCTGGACCATGCGCGCAGCATGATGGGGGACAGCCTGAACCAGGATGAGGTGTTCAGCGGGACGATCCAGGACAACATCACCATGGGCCGTCCCTGGGTGACCACCGAGGACGTGCGCTCTGCCGCCGAACGCACCGGCCTTGCCGCCCAGATCGCCCGCCTGCCCCTGGGCCTCATGACGCCCCTGGACCCGAACGGGACCCGGTTGCCCCGCTCGCTCGTCAAGCGGGTCATCCTCTCCCGATGCCTCGCCTCCAGGCCGCGCCTCCTGCTGATCGAGGACGACCTGGCCATGTTCGACGTGGCCGACCGCGATGCGCTGCTTGGCGAGCTCACTGCCAGGGAGGCGCCATGGACGCTGGTGCTGGTGAGCAATGACCCCGCGGTGCAGGCCCGCTGCGAACGTCATGTCCACCTGGCCGGTGGGCGCCTCCTTGAACACCACCACGCCTAG
- a CDS encoding TolC family protein → MRAALSIALLAPWAAFAQPGSPVLTREALVKLVLDNHPVARQAALRPELGEASVRSARGGFDPVVQADLDEKTFDDKDYFRLLDVGLKVPTWYGIEVLAGFQENTGDLLDPMLSTPNDGLMKAGVSLALGQGLLMDQRRAALRRAQAFQDAALAEQEQMLNAVLYAALADHVDWVAAHQALRIAQEAVQLARDRNTFVRGSWRGGDRPAIDTLEAFLQLQDREMRLAQAELNVRNTALRLSNHLWDPALRPLELDPTTRPMESDLASPDGAPSADSLVLRAEVAHPLLLQARARIDQLEVDRRLRAEMLRPQLDLKYMVLGDARRLSGEGGPWLDGGDQQWGVGFRMPLLLRRERGELSLARLRVTEAELGLERDRTVIANRVAERANETGTLRQQTDLGALTVRNYGVLLEGENRRFEVGESSLFLVNAREVALLEARIKQVELEAKLRKAWFATDLEAGVLWRSLTGQTP, encoded by the coding sequence ATGCGTGCAGCGCTCTCCATCGCCCTGCTGGCACCGTGGGCGGCCTTCGCCCAGCCGGGATCGCCCGTGCTTACCCGGGAGGCGTTGGTGAAGTTGGTGCTGGACAACCACCCCGTGGCCCGCCAGGCCGCGCTGCGCCCTGAGCTGGGTGAAGCCTCGGTGCGCAGCGCACGCGGCGGTTTCGATCCCGTGGTGCAGGCCGACCTGGACGAGAAGACCTTCGATGACAAGGACTACTTCCGCCTGCTCGATGTCGGGCTGAAGGTCCCCACATGGTATGGCATCGAGGTGCTCGCCGGGTTCCAGGAGAACACGGGCGACCTGCTGGACCCCATGCTGTCCACACCCAACGACGGGTTGATGAAGGCCGGGGTCAGCCTGGCCCTGGGCCAGGGGCTGCTGATGGACCAGCGCAGGGCCGCGCTCCGCCGCGCACAGGCCTTCCAGGACGCCGCGCTCGCCGAACAGGAACAGATGCTCAACGCCGTGCTGTACGCGGCCCTGGCCGATCATGTGGACTGGGTGGCCGCGCACCAGGCGCTCCGCATCGCGCAGGAGGCGGTGCAGCTGGCCCGCGATCGGAACACCTTCGTGCGTGGCAGCTGGCGGGGAGGCGACCGGCCCGCCATCGACACGCTGGAGGCTTTCCTGCAACTACAGGACCGCGAGATGCGGCTCGCCCAGGCCGAACTGAACGTGCGCAACACCGCCCTGCGCCTTTCCAACCACCTCTGGGACCCGGCCCTGCGCCCCTTGGAGCTGGACCCGACCACGCGGCCGATGGAGAGCGACCTTGCGAGCCCGGACGGTGCACCCTCCGCGGACAGCCTCGTGCTCCGCGCCGAGGTGGCGCACCCCCTGCTGCTGCAGGCGCGGGCACGCATCGACCAACTGGAGGTGGACCGCCGGCTGCGTGCCGAGATGCTCCGTCCACAGCTCGACCTGAAGTACATGGTGCTGGGCGATGCGCGCCGGCTGAGCGGCGAGGGTGGGCCGTGGCTGGATGGTGGCGACCAGCAATGGGGCGTCGGCTTTCGAATGCCCCTTCTCCTGCGGCGCGAACGTGGCGAGCTCAGCCTGGCCCGGCTGCGGGTGACGGAGGCCGAGCTGGGCCTTGAACGGGACCGCACGGTGATCGCCAACCGGGTGGCCGAACGCGCCAACGAAACGGGCACCCTGCGGCAGCAGACCGACCTCGGTGCGCTGACGGTGCGGAACTACGGGGTCCTGCTCGAAGGGGAGAACCGCCGCTTCGAGGTGGGCGAGAGCTCGCTCTTTCTGGTCAACGCCCGCGAAGTGGCCCTGCTGGAGGCCCGCATCAAGCAGGTGGAACTGGAGGCCAAACTGCGCAAGGCCTGGTTCGCCACCGACCTGGAGGCCGGCGTCCTGTGGCGTTCACTCACCGGACAAACCCCCTGA
- the mnmH gene encoding tRNA 2-selenouridine(34) synthase MnmH, protein MIRPLPPADLLEQADPVPLIDVRSPAEHTHGHIPGSTNLPLFSDAERSEVGTCYKQRGRDEAVLLGLRLVGPRLDDLVERARSIAPDGRIAVHCWRGGERSASVAWLLDKAGFTEVLTLRGGYKAFRRHIAERFARPWDLRVLGGYTGSGKTELLALLKEMGEQVVDLEGLARHKGSAFGGLGQVGQPTTEHFENQLWEALGGMDPTRPLWVEDESLLIGRVRIPDDFFARMRSADLYFIDMPMEDRVKRLVDEYGGTTVEELKEPVRRIEKRLGPQHCKAALEALDRGDLAEVARITLRYYDKAYLRGAGERDPARVWTIPGRANDLRGLAQRLAEHVRAEHIP, encoded by the coding sequence ATGATCCGTCCCCTGCCACCCGCTGACCTGTTGGAGCAGGCGGACCCCGTCCCCTTGATCGATGTGCGTTCCCCTGCGGAACACACGCACGGGCACATCCCTGGAAGCACCAACCTGCCGTTGTTCTCGGATGCGGAGCGCAGCGAGGTCGGCACCTGCTACAAGCAGCGCGGACGGGATGAGGCCGTCCTCCTTGGGCTTCGCCTCGTGGGGCCCCGGCTGGACGACCTTGTGGAGCGGGCCCGGAGCATCGCGCCGGACGGACGCATCGCCGTGCACTGCTGGCGAGGCGGAGAGCGCAGCGCCAGCGTGGCCTGGCTCCTCGACAAGGCCGGCTTCACCGAGGTGCTTACGCTTCGCGGTGGGTACAAGGCGTTCCGCCGTCACATCGCCGAACGCTTCGCCCGCCCATGGGACCTGCGCGTGCTGGGCGGCTACACGGGCAGCGGCAAGACGGAGCTTCTGGCGCTGTTGAAGGAAATGGGCGAGCAGGTCGTGGACCTCGAAGGGCTCGCGCGGCACAAGGGTTCGGCCTTCGGTGGACTGGGGCAGGTCGGACAGCCCACCACCGAGCATTTCGAGAACCAGCTCTGGGAGGCCCTTGGCGGAATGGACCCGACCAGGCCGCTGTGGGTCGAGGATGAGAGCTTGTTGATCGGCCGGGTGAGGATCCCGGACGACTTCTTCGCACGGATGCGAAGTGCCGACCTCTACTTCATCGACATGCCGATGGAGGACAGGGTCAAAAGGCTTGTGGACGAGTACGGCGGCACGACCGTGGAGGAGCTCAAGGAACCCGTGCGCAGGATCGAGAAGCGGCTGGGGCCTCAACACTGCAAAGCCGCCTTGGAGGCCTTGGACCGCGGCGACCTGGCCGAGGTCGCGCGGATCACCCTTCGCTACTACGACAAGGCCTACCTCCGGGGCGCAGGTGAACGCGATCCCGCGCGTGTGTGGACCATCCCGGGCCGGGCGAACGATCTTCGCGGCCTTGCCCAACGCCTGGCCGAACATGTCCGAGCCGAACACATCCCCTGA
- the selD gene encoding selenide, water dikinase SelD: MSEPNTSPDDPVRLTQFSRGSGCGCKLAPDLLDRILRSDRLHHPDPRLLVGPATKDDAAIYALDGDQALISTVDFFTPVVDDARLFGRIAAANALSDVYAMGGSPLFAIAVLGWPADKLPPELAADVIEGGRDACHEAGIALAGGHSIDATEPFFGLSVTGSVLRAHVKRNDTARPGDVLLLTKPLGSGVLATALKRGQLDDASRTVLGAQLAALNRAGSTLGRVDAVHAMTDVTGFGLLGHLWEMCAGSGCAAELDWDAVPIMEGARALVAQGVYADGGMRNWRSVHAHVEGAGSMERMILASDPQTNGGLLIAVDPHEQASVQRLIEDSGAMSTCIGTIAAGPSRIRIR; this comes from the coding sequence ATGTCCGAGCCGAACACATCCCCTGACGATCCGGTGCGCCTCACCCAGTTCAGCCGCGGCTCGGGCTGCGGCTGCAAACTGGCACCCGACCTGCTCGACCGCATCCTGCGGAGCGACCGCCTCCACCACCCCGATCCGCGATTGCTCGTGGGCCCTGCGACCAAGGATGACGCGGCCATCTATGCCCTGGATGGTGACCAGGCGCTGATCAGTACCGTGGACTTCTTCACCCCGGTGGTCGACGACGCGCGTCTGTTCGGTCGGATCGCCGCGGCGAACGCGTTGAGCGACGTGTATGCCATGGGCGGTTCGCCGCTGTTCGCCATCGCCGTGCTGGGCTGGCCGGCCGACAAGCTGCCGCCCGAGCTGGCCGCGGACGTGATCGAGGGCGGGCGTGATGCATGCCACGAAGCGGGCATTGCCCTCGCGGGCGGCCACAGCATTGATGCGACCGAACCGTTCTTCGGACTGTCCGTCACCGGATCGGTCCTTCGCGCGCATGTGAAACGCAATGACACCGCGCGTCCCGGTGATGTGCTCCTGCTCACCAAACCGCTCGGATCCGGGGTGCTGGCCACCGCCTTGAAACGCGGCCAGCTCGATGATGCAAGCCGGACAGTGCTTGGCGCCCAGCTCGCCGCGTTGAACCGTGCCGGCAGTACCCTGGGCCGGGTCGATGCCGTGCACGCCATGACCGACGTGACCGGCTTCGGTCTTCTGGGGCACCTGTGGGAGATGTGCGCGGGCTCGGGCTGTGCGGCGGAACTTGACTGGGACGCTGTGCCGATCATGGAAGGCGCGCGGGCCCTTGTGGCCCAAGGTGTCTATGCCGATGGAGGAATGCGCAACTGGAGGTCCGTGCATGCGCATGTGGAAGGCGCCGGATCCATGGAACGCATGATCCTCGCTTCCGACCCTCAGACCAACGGCGGTCTGCTGATCGCCGTCGATCCGCACGAACAGGCGTCCGTGCAACGGCTGATCGAGGACAGCGGAGCGATGTCCACGTGTATCGGAACGATCGCAGCGGGACCGTCAAGGATCCGGATCCGATGA